The DNA region ATCGGGTTTGAAACCTAGTTTTAGCAAAGCTAAGTAAAAACGAAACCTTAGTTAGGATTTTAGATTTTATCTAGATTGTAGGGAATCCCAAATTGAATCAAGGTTTGCTTGAGCTTGTTTGAGTGCTGTTTCTGGAGATGCGCCTAGCATGGTGGCTTCGATGGCTCGACCTAAACTGTCAGACAAACGACTATAGCCAGGAATGATTGGTCGAGAACCTGATACAGACATTTGGTCAATAAAGATTTTCAAGACAGGTTTTTGCTGGATAAATTCTTGATAAGCCTGACTTTGGGCAGATTTAATGTTAACTGGTAAAAAACCCGTCCCTATACTCCATTCTGTTTGGAATTCTTCACTTAGAACATACTCTAAAAATTTTAGTGCGGCTTGCTCCCTTTCTGGTGTTGTCTTCATCAAATACATATTTCCAGTGGCTGTCACTGTAGCAGGTTTCACATTTGCAGGTATAGGGAATACGTTAAAGTCAACATTAGACTTCATGATATAAGTCCAAGGGCCTGTGATCTGCATTGCAACGCGGCCTGAAATAAAAGCGTCTTCTTCATAACCTCGCTCTGGGGAAGAAAGGGTTGCTGAACCATCTTTTAACAGGTCTTGCCAAAATTGTAAGGCTGCGATCGCACCTGGATTCGTCAAATTTGGACGGTTATTTGTTACAATTTCTCCCCCAGCGCTCAATAAAAAGGGGAACCAACTAAATACAGTCCATTCTTCTTTTCCTAAAGGCAGCAACATTCCGTATTGTTCAGGCCGATTGTCGCCATTCCGGTCTATAGTCAATTTTTTGGCAACTTCCCTCAACTCTTCCCAAGTCTTAGGAATTTGCATAATTCCCGCAGCTTGGAAAAGTTTAGGTCGATAAAAAATGCCTAGATTACTCGTGTAAAGGGGTATTGACCAAAGATGCTCGTTTAATTTTAATTCTTCCCATAGGTTAGAGGTAATTTCCGACTTCAAAGGCAATTTTTCCAGCCATTCTTCTAAAGGTCGAATTGCTCCTAATTGCATAAACTGACCCGTCAATTGAGGATCGAATGACAGAATATCTGGAGGCGCATTGCCCACAACTGCTGTTAATATTTTTGGCAATTGGGGTTGGCCTATAAAGATAGATTTCACCTTTACATCAGTATGAGTCTGATTAAATTTAGCTACTAGTTTGTTAAACACATACCGATTAGTAGGGGGATTGATTGATTGCCATAAACTCAGATGAATTACTCCGTCATTCTTCTGGACTGTCCCCTGACAACCATATAAGAATAAGAAAAATATACTCAGAATAATTCCCATCAGCGAAAGCCGCCAAGTAGAATTGGTCAACTGGCGGGAAAATTTTTGAATTTGGGATTGGAAAAGGGTAACTTTCATGTCAATTTTTAGATTTGTTGGGCATCTATCATTTCAGCCTTCTTAAACCACACCGCCCTGTAGTCAA from Nostoc commune NIES-4072 includes:
- a CDS encoding ABC transporter substrate-binding protein, which produces MKVTLFQSQIQKFSRQLTNSTWRLSLMGIILSIFFLFLYGCQGTVQKNDGVIHLSLWQSINPPTNRYVFNKLVAKFNQTHTDVKVKSIFIGQPQLPKILTAVVGNAPPDILSFDPQLTGQFMQLGAIRPLEEWLEKLPLKSEITSNLWEELKLNEHLWSIPLYTSNLGIFYRPKLFQAAGIMQIPKTWEELREVAKKLTIDRNGDNRPEQYGMLLPLGKEEWTVFSWFPFLLSAGGEIVTNNRPNLTNPGAIAALQFWQDLLKDGSATLSSPERGYEEDAFISGRVAMQITGPWTYIMKSNVDFNVFPIPANVKPATVTATGNMYLMKTTPEREQAALKFLEYVLSEEFQTEWSIGTGFLPVNIKSAQSQAYQEFIQQKPVLKIFIDQMSVSGSRPIIPGYSRLSDSLGRAIEATMLGASPETALKQAQANLDSIWDSLQSR